The bacterium genome has a window encoding:
- a CDS encoding type I polyketide synthase: MKALRPDIALVGMAGIYPGASVISRLWNNIVAKIESVSDAPASWNAPHFHDPAAGGTNNTHTYCQRGGFIEPFAEFDPLDFGIMPGSVDGSDPGHFLTLRVAREALADAGYLERPFDRQRTGVIIGHGSYPHRGMTASGAYGEAERFVEMLRSIVPDLPPQVMDNLVNRIKSRLPPFTPDTCPGLISNVLSGRIANRLNLMGPNYLVDAACASSLIALDAGIRELVAGRCDMMLVGGAQENTNAGIFIVFSMLGALSKRGKLRPFDKNADGTLLGEGVGFAVIKRLADAERDGDRIYAVIKGIGLSSDGQGQAFLVPRLEGEVAAMERAYQATGFPPSTVDLVEAHGTGTAVGDRIEIQAMTQIFGTRDGQLPRCAVGSVKSMISHTIPASGMASLFKTSLALFHKVLPPTLCEEPNSELGIDKSALYINTESRPWIHGKAHPRRAGVNAFGFGGINSHVVLEEYSSDCAKGTLLRDWPCELVTVRGASRLALSEKVRMLRQGLADLPPETALLDMAFTLNRLDNPDPSPCCLAIVADSPQDLNSKLDAAVTALEDPARPVIQERQGIYYFDKPLAREGKLAFLLPGEGAQYAGMLADLCIHFNEVRSWFDRADRAFIERGRSPLPSQIVFPPPNLTPTEQQGVEAGLWSMEYALPLVATADSALYHLLLLLGVRPQAIAGHSTAQDLAVEAAAFADCTTPANIMDKPVIEDRVIEQWVRDLVPEAQLLSVGASEPARIAALAAESGGTLHVAMDNCPNQVVLCGSPAAIASARATLESEGALCQFLPFDRGYHTPMYRPICDRIARTAGTYEDRIPKIPVYCTTTGKRLPETPAEIRRLMIDQWADPIRFRETIETMYADGVRLFLEVGPRGNLTGFVDDILAGRDYAAIPCNLASRGGLLQLHHALAQLCAHGVEVSLDRFYSQRGPSQLAMDDTRRTANTPPHRHPTKLKMDIPLITMDETDRRELREQLTTILSGQATALAIPVLPTISPPTDSPLLQAHIQTLDRILATHEEVMQALFSQVAPPL; this comes from the coding sequence ATGAAGGCCCTCCGTCCAGACATCGCACTCGTTGGCATGGCGGGGATCTATCCCGGCGCTTCCGTCATCAGCCGACTTTGGAACAACATCGTAGCCAAAATCGAATCGGTCTCCGATGCCCCCGCCAGTTGGAACGCGCCGCATTTTCACGATCCCGCCGCCGGGGGAACTAACAATACCCACACCTATTGCCAACGAGGGGGATTCATCGAGCCATTCGCTGAGTTTGATCCTTTGGACTTCGGGATTATGCCCGGTTCTGTCGATGGCAGCGATCCCGGCCACTTCCTGACCCTGCGGGTCGCCCGCGAAGCGCTGGCTGACGCCGGCTATCTGGAACGCCCGTTTGACCGCCAACGCACCGGCGTCATCATCGGACATGGCAGCTATCCGCATCGTGGGATGACGGCCAGCGGGGCCTATGGCGAAGCCGAGCGGTTTGTTGAAATGCTGCGGTCCATTGTTCCCGACCTGCCACCCCAAGTCATGGATAACCTTGTAAACCGGATCAAAAGTCGGCTCCCGCCATTCACTCCGGATACCTGCCCGGGCCTCATTTCCAATGTCCTTTCCGGCCGCATCGCCAACCGCCTGAACTTAATGGGCCCCAATTACCTGGTGGATGCCGCCTGCGCGTCCTCACTCATTGCACTGGATGCGGGTATACGCGAACTAGTGGCCGGCCGGTGTGATATGATGCTTGTCGGTGGAGCGCAGGAAAACACCAACGCCGGTATCTTCATCGTTTTCTCCATGTTGGGCGCTCTCTCCAAACGCGGCAAGTTACGCCCCTTCGACAAAAATGCCGACGGCACCCTGCTAGGCGAAGGCGTTGGCTTTGCCGTGATCAAGCGCCTGGCGGATGCCGAACGGGACGGAGATCGCATCTATGCCGTGATCAAAGGGATCGGCCTCTCCAGTGACGGGCAGGGACAGGCGTTTCTCGTACCCCGGCTTGAGGGCGAAGTGGCCGCCATGGAACGTGCGTATCAGGCCACCGGCTTCCCCCCCTCCACGGTGGATCTGGTGGAGGCGCATGGAACCGGTACGGCCGTGGGCGACCGCATCGAGATCCAGGCCATGACCCAAATCTTTGGAACCCGCGACGGTCAGTTGCCTCGCTGCGCAGTGGGTTCAGTGAAATCCATGATCAGCCACACGATCCCTGCCTCAGGGATGGCCAGTCTTTTCAAAACTTCGCTCGCCCTATTCCACAAGGTATTGCCCCCGACCCTGTGCGAGGAACCAAACTCCGAATTGGGAATCGACAAGAGCGCTCTATATATCAACACCGAATCGCGGCCCTGGATCCATGGCAAGGCCCACCCCCGCCGTGCGGGCGTGAATGCCTTCGGCTTCGGAGGCATCAACAGCCACGTCGTGCTGGAAGAGTATTCGTCGGATTGTGCGAAGGGCACGTTGCTTCGCGATTGGCCCTGCGAATTGGTCACGGTGCGGGGTGCCTCGCGCCTGGCGCTCAGCGAAAAGGTGCGTATGCTGCGCCAAGGGCTCGCGGACCTTCCGCCGGAGACGGCCCTTCTGGACATGGCCTTCACGCTTAACCGTCTGGACAACCCCGACCCCTCCCCTTGCTGCCTGGCCATCGTGGCGGACTCCCCACAGGATCTGAATTCGAAACTCGATGCCGCCGTTACGGCTCTGGAGGATCCCGCACGCCCCGTCATTCAGGAACGGCAGGGGATCTATTATTTTGACAAGCCCCTGGCCCGTGAGGGGAAACTCGCCTTTCTCCTGCCCGGCGAGGGCGCCCAGTATGCCGGTATGCTCGCGGATCTCTGTATCCATTTCAACGAGGTCCGGAGCTGGTTCGACCGGGCGGATCGAGCGTTCATCGAGCGTGGCCGAAGCCCGCTGCCCAGCCAGATTGTATTTCCGCCCCCGAACCTGACCCCCACCGAGCAGCAGGGCGTGGAGGCCGGCTTATGGAGCATGGAGTATGCCCTGCCCCTTGTCGCCACCGCAGATAGTGCCCTGTATCATCTGCTGCTCTTGCTGGGCGTGCGACCCCAGGCTATCGCGGGACACAGCACGGCCCAGGATCTGGCCGTGGAAGCCGCCGCCTTCGCCGATTGCACCACCCCGGCCAATATCATGGATAAACCTGTGATCGAGGATCGCGTAATTGAACAATGGGTGCGCGACCTGGTTCCTGAGGCGCAACTGCTTTCGGTGGGGGCCTCGGAACCCGCACGTATCGCGGCGCTGGCGGCGGAAAGCGGTGGAACGCTCCATGTGGCCATGGACAACTGTCCAAATCAGGTGGTTCTGTGCGGCAGCCCGGCCGCGATTGCCTCTGCGCGCGCCACGCTGGAATCCGAAGGCGCGCTTTGCCAGTTCCTGCCCTTTGACCGCGGCTACCACACGCCGATGTACCGGCCCATCTGCGACCGGATCGCACGCACGGCCGGCACGTACGAGGACCGAATCCCGAAGATTCCCGTTTATTGCACCACCACGGGCAAACGCCTGCCGGAGACGCCGGCCGAAATCCGGCGCCTCATGATTGACCAGTGGGCTGATCCTATCCGGTTCCGGGAAACAATCGAAACCATGTATGCCGACGGGGTACGCCTTTTCCTGGAAGTGGGCCCGCGCGGCAACCTTACCGGATTTGTGGATGACATTCTGGCCGGGCGCGACTATGCGGCCATCCCCTGCAATCTCGCTTCACGGGGAGGACTCCTCCAATTGCACCACGCCCTGGCCCAACTCTGCGCCCACGGCGTGGAGGTGTCTCTGGATCGGTTTTACTCTCAACGGGGCCCCAGCCAGCTGGCTATGGATGACACTCGCCGGACGGCCAACACGCCGCCGCACCGACACCCGACAAAACTCAAAATGGACATTCCCTTAATAACCATGGATGAAACCGACCGCCGGGAATTACGCGAGCAACTGACCACTATCCTCAGCGGTCAGGCGACCGCGTTAGCAATCCCGGTTCTGCCGACCATTTCTCCACCAACCGATTCGCCCTTGCTGCAAGCCCACATTCAGACATTGGACCGAATCCTGGCAACCCACGAGGAAGTCATGCAAGCCCTGTTCTCCCAGGTCGCCCCCCCCCTGTGA
- a CDS encoding DUF2723 domain-containing protein: protein MNTTSRVQKSMSKGQSQLLGLLVFLAPFCLYFNTMAPTVYGLDSAELTTGAYTLGIVHSPGSPLYLLVGRLFCFLPFGDVGWRMNLMSVVTGSLSAFFIYATVLRLTGRAWIGVVTAWLLAASYYIWVWNIVAELYSPHLCIVSALIWLIIKWRATHHDGLLWATGILAGLGAGNHTALVLVGPGLAWLVFTSDPTLWRQPGRFLGPGLACLCAFIAIFLYMPIRSAAHPSLDYVRDYFPQVNLLTIKGVIWMIRGGMFESMFFNVTLNEIGRHLFRLGTQLLANFGFLATAVGLLGLVSGLTGSRERRHFTLSCLLMFLFHSGFYVTYGASDIEWMYSVSYLILAFFFCIGLSTLADRLSVSTSPGGNLSGIALKLLAGAMVLSLSWFNYPYLDLSRDHSARVEGEHIFASLGPQALFIGMWEHEPILNYLQLVDGLRPDVHVINGVFTGPLGAQQLACDAHHDGHPVYTTYPNLFSQDFTLSPFKGGICYRVLPNEIPPHQKLIDR, encoded by the coding sequence ATGAACACAACGTCGAGGGTCCAAAAGTCCATGTCCAAAGGTCAAAGTCAACTTCTTGGGTTACTGGTTTTCCTGGCACCCTTCTGCCTCTACTTCAACACGATGGCACCAACGGTCTACGGGCTCGATAGTGCGGAACTGACCACGGGGGCCTATACACTCGGCATTGTGCATAGTCCAGGTTCGCCGCTCTATCTGCTGGTGGGTCGGCTCTTTTGTTTTCTGCCCTTTGGCGACGTGGGCTGGCGGATGAACCTGATGTCGGTCGTAACGGGCTCCCTCAGTGCTTTCTTCATCTATGCCACCGTACTCCGGCTCACCGGCCGGGCCTGGATCGGCGTGGTGACGGCCTGGTTGCTAGCGGCCTCCTATTACATCTGGGTCTGGAACATCGTGGCCGAACTGTATTCGCCGCATCTCTGTATCGTATCGGCCCTGATCTGGCTGATCATTAAGTGGCGGGCCACGCATCACGACGGGCTTCTGTGGGCCACCGGCATCCTGGCCGGACTGGGGGCGGGTAATCATACCGCTTTGGTCCTGGTCGGGCCCGGCCTGGCGTGGTTGGTCTTCACCTCGGATCCGACCCTCTGGCGCCAGCCCGGGCGTTTCCTCGGACCGGGGCTCGCCTGCCTGTGCGCTTTTATCGCGATCTTCCTATACATGCCGATCCGCTCGGCGGCTCACCCGTCCCTGGATTACGTGCGCGATTATTTCCCCCAGGTCAACCTGCTCACGATCAAGGGCGTGATCTGGATGATCCGGGGCGGCATGTTCGAAAGCATGTTTTTCAACGTCACCCTGAACGAGATCGGCCGCCACTTGTTCCGGCTCGGCACTCAACTGCTGGCCAATTTTGGATTTCTGGCAACCGCCGTGGGGCTGCTGGGCCTGGTCTCCGGACTGACCGGTTCACGCGAACGCCGCCACTTCACCCTCTCCTGCCTGCTCATGTTCCTCTTTCACTCTGGCTTCTATGTAACCTACGGCGCCTCGGACATTGAATGGATGTATTCAGTGAGCTACCTGATCCTGGCCTTTTTCTTCTGTATAGGCTTGTCCACGCTGGCCGACCGCCTTTCCGTTTCGACATCGCCGGGAGGGAACCTTTCTGGTATCGCCCTGAAACTTCTCGCGGGGGCCATGGTCTTGTCGCTTAGCTGGTTCAACTACCCCTATCTGGATCTCAGCCGCGATCATTCCGCCCGTGTCGAGGGGGAACATATCTTTGCCTCTCTCGGGCCACAGGCGCTTTTTATCGGCATGTGGGAGCACGAACCCATCCTCAACTATCTGCAATTGGTTGACGGCCTAAGGCCGGACGTCCACGTCATCAACGGGGTTTTCACCGGACCCCTTGGGGCACAGCAGCTCGCCTGCGACGCCCACCACGATGGCCACCCTGTCTACACGACCTATCCCAACCTGTTCAGCCAGGACTTCACCCTCAGCCCGTTTAAGGGAGGGATTTGCTATCGCGTTTTGCCAAACGAGATTCCGCCGCACCAGAAACTAATAGACCGCTAA
- a CDS encoding GNAT family N-acetyltransferase — MSTPSLVYLARPATFDDLDEVAVLLHRVFGVQTTAEVLKWKFSGCAGHLVGSTVLIRDHKIVGFLGQIPLRIRMAGRDLLAVQGADVGILGEHRRLDAFLNLLVKTIDNLEAQGVALSYGTANANAAITLSTLLGQSTVSKTPLLVLPLRNTVPSPARPEVRLLTRFFTACIHWTERCAARFPAPAHHPLRMIRLDRFDSRFDTFWERIRDDYLILLVRDASHLNWRYVEAPGVVYERIGIESTVSGEIEGYAVLSLSRRRDQLRGRICDLVTPRQGNRRAAHKLIATAIQWFRSQGADIADVWMFPHTHLRLPLRLHGFIPRNTTKGRFQANMLTSSAALHLQGVERAENWFLAIGDSDTA; from the coding sequence ATGAGTACCCCTTCATTAGTGTATTTGGCACGTCCCGCCACCTTTGACGACCTCGATGAGGTCGCGGTTCTGCTTCACCGTGTCTTCGGTGTACAAACAACTGCAGAAGTTTTGAAATGGAAATTTTCCGGATGCGCAGGCCATCTGGTAGGATCCACGGTACTGATCCGCGACCACAAGATCGTTGGTTTTCTTGGCCAGATTCCCCTGCGGATCCGCATGGCAGGCCGGGACCTCCTCGCGGTCCAGGGGGCAGATGTGGGAATTCTGGGGGAACATCGCCGACTCGACGCCTTCCTTAACCTGCTCGTGAAAACCATTGATAATCTCGAGGCACAAGGCGTCGCGCTGTCTTACGGAACCGCCAATGCGAATGCCGCAATCACCCTGTCAACCCTGCTCGGACAATCCACCGTTTCAAAAACTCCTCTGCTCGTGCTGCCGCTCAGAAATACAGTCCCATCCCCGGCCCGACCAGAAGTCCGCCTCCTGACCCGTTTTTTTACGGCCTGCATCCACTGGACAGAACGCTGTGCCGCACGGTTTCCGGCCCCTGCACATCACCCGCTCCGCATGATCCGGCTGGATCGTTTCGACTCCCGTTTTGACACCTTTTGGGAACGAATCCGGGATGACTACCTGATCCTGCTTGTCCGTGACGCCAGTCATTTGAACTGGCGGTATGTGGAGGCGCCCGGTGTCGTATATGAGCGCATCGGCATCGAATCGACCGTCTCCGGCGAAATCGAGGGTTATGCCGTCCTGAGCCTGTCACGGCGGAGGGACCAGCTTCGCGGACGGATTTGCGACCTGGTCACACCGCGGCAGGGAAACCGCCGGGCCGCCCACAAACTGATTGCGACCGCCATCCAATGGTTCCGATCCCAGGGGGCGGATATTGCCGATGTCTGGATGTTTCCTCATACCCATTTGCGCCTCCCGTTACGGTTGCACGGTTTCATCCCCCGCAACACAACAAAGGGACGATTCCAGGCGAACATGTTGACGTCGAGCGCCGCCTTGCACCTTCAGGGGGTGGAGCGTGCGGAAAACTGGTTTCTGGCGATAGGCGATAGTGACACGGCATAA
- a CDS encoding 4'-phosphopantetheinyl transferase superfamily protein — translation MCLHAGAESPQRLPRPPNGAPPQHGKAACCGMLTEDPIADTFRTPLVFGALPGHRAHGIVRSPWRHPVQTAGLEHGWCCQCVDENRTTAWKETAAPFILLESEWKHWRNLPHTDTQRRWLRGRVAAKDAVRLLLTERYNRAAALETISVLPNEYGQPQVQCTALPNAGTWVSVSISHCGNSSVALAAERSVSSRGVGLDVASQLDSHEGLAEGGFASTEIALLKNCPEEERNDWLLRLWCAKESVGKVLGIGLMGDPLNYLVRRVDHAKGVVEVEIKHKSAVTHQSQRLMTVHVGCDRGMAFAVAHREEN, via the coding sequence ATGTGCTTGCACGCGGGCGCTGAATCGCCTCAGCGACTCCCCCGCCCGCCCAATGGCGCCCCACCGCAGCACGGAAAGGCGGCATGTTGCGGCATGTTGACGGAAGACCCCATCGCTGATACTTTCCGCACGCCCCTGGTGTTTGGTGCTCTCCCAGGCCATCGGGCGCACGGCATTGTCCGGAGCCCGTGGCGACATCCCGTTCAAACGGCGGGCCTCGAACATGGCTGGTGCTGCCAATGTGTGGACGAAAACCGAACCACTGCCTGGAAGGAAACCGCCGCCCCCTTCATTCTGCTCGAGTCCGAGTGGAAACACTGGCGTAACCTGCCGCACACAGACACCCAGCGCCGCTGGTTGCGCGGTCGCGTAGCCGCCAAGGATGCAGTAAGGCTGCTTTTGACAGAGCGTTACAATAGGGCGGCCGCCCTGGAAACCATCAGCGTGCTGCCGAACGAATATGGACAACCCCAGGTCCAGTGTACCGCACTGCCGAATGCGGGCACCTGGGTTTCTGTATCGATCTCGCACTGCGGGAACAGCTCCGTGGCTTTGGCCGCCGAACGTTCTGTATCCAGTCGCGGGGTTGGCCTCGACGTCGCCTCTCAGCTGGATAGCCATGAGGGTCTGGCGGAAGGCGGGTTCGCTTCTACCGAAATAGCCTTGCTGAAAAACTGTCCCGAAGAGGAGCGTAACGACTGGCTTCTGCGCCTGTGGTGCGCGAAAGAGTCCGTCGGCAAAGTCCTCGGTATCGGGTTGATGGGAGACCCGTTGAACTATCTCGTGCGCCGAGTCGACCACGCCAAGGGCGTGGTGGAGGTCGAAATCAAACATAAGTCCGCCGTAACGCACCAAAGCCAGAGACTGATGACTGTCCACGTCGGGTGCGACCGAGGAATGGCTTTCGCAGTGGCGCACCGCGAGGAAAACTGA